In the Salinirubrum litoreum genome, one interval contains:
- a CDS encoding alpha/beta hydrolase — MTSSDDAGVTGPLRSDEPDPDARAVLAKQAERSDGPIAEVTLGRLRAGFDADPVHRVPEPTPMASVENLSVPGGDEAVDLSARVYRPLSDAGDANRDDGDSQSTVLVYFHGGGWVVGSLDSHDELCRVLARESGATVVSVAYRRAPEHPFPEPVADACAATEWVADNARRLIGDRDGVSVSSEEPRLVVAGDSAGANLAAAVGLWARDRRRDGESAPELDRQLLIYPTVSRRNDWDSLTENGEGYGLDRPDMRWFGDQYFGHDLDRYHPYACPLEATDLGDLPPASVVTCGFDPLRDEGIAYAEALAESGVGVTHHHYPDQIHGAASMLGEWSVPAGRTILTDVAGDL; from the coding sequence ATGACGAGTTCCGACGACGCCGGTGTGACGGGCCCGCTCCGGAGCGACGAACCGGACCCGGACGCGCGGGCCGTCCTCGCCAAGCAAGCCGAGCGCAGTGACGGTCCGATCGCCGAGGTCACACTCGGCCGACTCCGCGCCGGCTTCGACGCCGATCCGGTCCACCGCGTGCCGGAACCCACGCCGATGGCGTCGGTCGAAAATCTGTCCGTCCCCGGCGGTGACGAGGCTGTCGACCTGTCGGCGCGGGTCTACCGACCGCTGTCCGACGCTGGGGACGCGAACCGCGACGACGGCGACAGCCAGTCGACCGTCCTCGTCTACTTCCACGGCGGCGGCTGGGTCGTCGGCAGTCTCGACAGTCACGACGAACTCTGTCGTGTACTGGCCCGCGAGTCGGGTGCGACAGTCGTCTCGGTCGCCTACCGACGCGCGCCGGAACACCCCTTCCCGGAACCGGTCGCCGACGCCTGCGCCGCGACCGAGTGGGTCGCCGACAACGCCCGGCGACTGATCGGCGACCGCGACGGTGTGAGCGTATCCAGCGAGGAACCTCGACTGGTCGTCGCGGGCGATAGCGCCGGCGCGAACCTCGCGGCGGCGGTCGGTCTGTGGGCACGCGACCGCCGGCGAGACGGCGAGTCAGCCCCCGAACTCGACCGACAGCTCCTGATATACCCGACCGTCAGCCGACGGAACGACTGGGACTCACTCACGGAGAACGGCGAGGGGTACGGACTGGATCGCCCGGACATGCGCTGGTTCGGGGACCAGTACTTCGGCCACGACCTCGACCGCTACCATCCCTACGCCTGCCCCCTGGAGGCGACCGATCTCGGCGACCTCCCGCCAGCGTCGGTCGTCACCTGCGGTTTCGACCCGCTCCGGGACGAGGGCATCGCCTACGCCGAGGCACTCGCCGAGTCCGGGGTCGGCGTCACACACCACCACTACCCCGACCAGATTCACGGCGCGGCGAGTATGCTCGGTGAGTGGTCGGTACCGGCCGGCCGAACCATCCTGACCGACGTCGCTGGCGATCTCTGA
- a CDS encoding DUF7522 family protein, with amino-acid sequence MDTDSIRDAVVTRARATFGATLRSVLFYRVEGGEATEDVWYVREDTAETREDPESRITAFSRDFPVESVGGGRMNPRELGDLQASLRLFEEAAVVRIHSYGRSGVVVSVDPESFGDLSGFVGEVDDSLAGEGVPDR; translated from the coding sequence ATGGACACGGACTCGATTCGTGACGCGGTGGTGACCCGAGCGCGGGCGACCTTCGGTGCGACCCTGCGCTCCGTGCTGTTCTACCGCGTCGAGGGCGGCGAGGCGACCGAGGACGTGTGGTACGTCCGGGAAGACACCGCCGAGACGCGCGAGGACCCCGAGAGCCGGATCACCGCCTTCTCGCGTGACTTCCCGGTCGAGTCGGTCGGCGGCGGCCGGATGAACCCCCGCGAACTCGGCGACCTCCAGGCGTCACTGCGCCTGTTCGAGGAGGCCGCAGTCGTCCGCATCCACAGCTACGGGCGGAGTGGGGTCGTCGTCAGCGTCGACCCGGAGAGCTTCGGCGACCTGTCGGGGTTCGTCGGCGAGGTGGACGACTCGCTGGCGGGCGAGGGCGTCCCGGATCGCTAA
- the ppk2 gene encoding polyphosphate kinase 2 has translation MTDGHTDGEIRYKDNGVIKKKDYKRELERLQEELVKLQYWIAENDLQVCVIFEGRDAAGKGGVIKRITRRLNPRVARVVALGKPTERENRQWYFQRYVEELPAKGEMVLFDRSWYNRAGVERVMDFCTDEEYERFLRTAPEFEDMLVRSGMTVIKYWFSISDEEQERRFQKRNRDTKRRWKLSPMDLEARARWAEFSKAKDDMFEHTDTEVAPWYVVHADVKKHARLNCISHLLDQIDYEDLTPDPIDLPPRQVDADYERPDIDSQTWVPARYGENPDGVV, from the coding sequence ATGACAGACGGTCACACAGACGGGGAGATTCGGTACAAGGACAACGGGGTCATCAAGAAGAAGGACTACAAACGGGAACTCGAACGCCTGCAGGAGGAACTCGTCAAACTCCAGTACTGGATCGCCGAGAACGACCTCCAGGTCTGTGTGATCTTCGAGGGCCGGGACGCGGCGGGGAAGGGCGGCGTCATCAAGCGAATCACCCGGCGACTGAACCCGCGTGTCGCCCGGGTCGTCGCACTCGGGAAGCCCACCGAACGGGAGAACCGGCAGTGGTACTTCCAGCGGTACGTCGAGGAACTGCCCGCGAAAGGCGAGATGGTGCTGTTCGACCGGAGTTGGTACAACCGGGCCGGCGTGGAGCGCGTGATGGACTTCTGTACCGACGAGGAGTACGAACGTTTCCTCCGCACCGCCCCGGAGTTCGAGGACATGCTGGTGCGCTCGGGGATGACCGTCATCAAGTACTGGTTCTCGATCAGCGACGAGGAACAGGAACGGCGGTTCCAGAAGCGGAACCGCGACACGAAACGGCGCTGGAAGCTGAGTCCGATGGACCTCGAAGCACGCGCTCGGTGGGCCGAGTTCTCCAAGGCGAAAGACGACATGTTCGAGCACACCGACACCGAGGTCGCGCCGTGGTACGTGGTCCACGCCGACGTGAAGAAGCACGCCCGCCTGAACTGCATCTCGCACCTGCTGGACCAGATCGACTACGAGGACCTGACGCCGGACCCCATCGACCTGCCGCCGCGACAGGTGGACGCCGACTACGAACGACCCGACATCGACAGCCAGACGTGGGTGCCGGCGCGCTACGGCGAGAATCCCGACGGGGTTGTGTGA
- a CDS encoding tetrahydrofolate dehydrogenase/cyclohydrolase catalytic domain-containing protein yields MTEIIDGNAVAESIRADLASEIDRLADAGVRPTLATVLMTDDPASETYVSMKQGDCEEVGIETVDVDIDPEAPAEELYDTIDDLNADDDVDGILVQMPVPEHVDKREVLRRIDPAKDADGFHPENVGRLVAGNPRFIPCTPHGIVKLLDSVGVDPEGKDAVVVGRSDIVGKPMANLLVQKAAGGNATVTVCHSRTADLAAKTRQADILVAAAGVPEMIDGEMLSEGVTVIDVGINRVDADTEKGYELVGDVDFESAKAKASAITPVPGGVGPMTRAMLLWNTVKAAADDASVAVDLP; encoded by the coding sequence ATGACAGAGATCATCGACGGCAACGCGGTCGCGGAGTCGATCCGGGCCGACCTCGCCTCGGAGATCGACCGACTCGCCGACGCGGGCGTCCGCCCGACACTCGCCACCGTGCTGATGACCGACGACCCCGCCAGCGAGACCTACGTCTCGATGAAACAGGGTGACTGCGAGGAGGTCGGCATCGAGACCGTCGACGTGGACATCGACCCCGAGGCACCCGCCGAGGAACTGTACGACACCATCGACGACCTCAACGCCGACGACGACGTCGACGGCATCCTCGTCCAGATGCCCGTGCCGGAGCACGTCGACAAGCGCGAGGTCCTCCGGCGCATCGACCCCGCGAAGGACGCCGACGGCTTCCACCCCGAAAACGTCGGTCGCCTCGTCGCCGGCAACCCGCGATTCATCCCCTGCACGCCCCACGGCATCGTCAAACTCCTCGACTCGGTCGGCGTCGACCCCGAGGGGAAGGACGCCGTGGTCGTCGGTCGCTCCGACATCGTCGGCAAGCCGATGGCGAACCTCCTCGTGCAGAAGGCCGCGGGCGGCAACGCGACCGTGACGGTCTGTCACTCCCGGACCGCCGACCTCGCCGCGAAGACCCGGCAGGCCGACATCCTCGTCGCGGCCGCCGGCGTCCCGGAGATGATCGACGGCGAGATGCTCTCGGAGGGTGTGACCGTGATCGACGTGGGGATCAACCGCGTCGACGCCGACACGGAGAAGGGCTACGAACTCGTCGGCGACGTGGACTTCGAGAGCGCGAAGGCGAAGGCGAGTGCCATCACGCCGGTCCCCGGCGGCGTCGGGCCGATGACCCGCGCGATGCTCCTGTGGAACACCGTGAAGGCCGCCGCAGACGACGCGAGCGTGGCCGTCGACCTCCCGTAG
- a CDS encoding DUF7528 family protein has protein sequence MVPSFRVATAVRQSICPTRTVLSGADRDSCTCNGVPTLLIEKFSRSETLDSAGTHAPDAESDTATAVSTDTRAEPSSDGDADAESSVETRSDSETVAVTLAGETHHLSRRAATALRDELADALTGRREFLRTTGEHRPDGSYVVARRRAESAGHSKVFESFAALEALFAELPTEFTAETVGRSGVTGGRRHILLRHFVEHPAFDCDLVSRQPLTARKDCEDGSGGG, from the coding sequence GTGGTCCCGTCGTTCCGGGTCGCCACGGCGGTCCGACAGTCGATCTGTCCGACCCGAACCGTTTTGTCGGGTGCCGACAGAGATAGCTGCACATGCAACGGAGTACCCACGCTCCTGATCGAGAAATTCTCCCGCAGTGAGACCCTCGACTCGGCCGGTACGCACGCGCCGGACGCCGAGTCAGACACTGCGACTGCCGTATCGACCGACACGAGAGCCGAACCGTCCAGCGACGGCGACGCAGACGCCGAGTCTTCCGTCGAGACCCGGAGCGACAGCGAGACGGTCGCGGTCACGCTCGCCGGCGAGACACACCACCTCTCCAGACGCGCCGCGACCGCGCTCCGAGACGAACTGGCCGACGCGCTGACCGGCCGGCGTGAGTTCCTGCGCACTACCGGCGAGCACCGCCCCGACGGGAGCTACGTCGTCGCGCGCCGACGCGCAGAGTCGGCCGGCCACAGCAAGGTCTTCGAGAGCTTCGCCGCCCTGGAGGCGCTCTTCGCCGAGTTGCCGACCGAGTTCACCGCCGAGACTGTCGGCCGGTCGGGGGTGACCGGTGGTCGGCGGCACATCCTCCTGCGGCACTTCGTCGAGCATCCGGCGTTCGACTGTGATCTGGTGTCGAGACAACCGCTTACTGCTCGGAAGGACTGTGAAGACGGGTCTGGTGGTGGGTAG
- a CDS encoding DUF7117 family protein: MKIRGQRECTSCGTRWSYYDTGSVECPNCGALRSVGVDDRTRHTATPTDLDLSAHRHALDDGEIPDIADDVKSDCRAYVRERGFIHGGDLLPLDDTFLSASELIHVVDLYARLRDPTDAEQLYVLDLLRGADQDERPPADRVPDSLAEGRGLGYAEAVDEYRREVVTWLNDNPDPAARRTLGTVAEQVKRVEALQGDVTPATAEALVTATREIVRYLIDDDETALASAQDRLARLG, translated from the coding sequence ATGAAGATTCGGGGTCAGCGCGAGTGCACGTCCTGCGGGACACGGTGGTCGTACTACGACACCGGGAGCGTCGAGTGTCCGAACTGCGGCGCGCTCCGGAGCGTCGGCGTCGACGACCGGACGCGCCACACCGCCACGCCCACCGACCTCGATCTGTCGGCACACCGCCACGCGCTCGACGACGGCGAGATTCCGGACATCGCCGACGACGTGAAGTCGGACTGCCGGGCGTACGTCCGCGAACGCGGGTTCATCCACGGCGGCGACCTCCTCCCGCTGGACGACACCTTCCTCTCCGCCAGCGAGTTGATCCACGTCGTCGACCTGTACGCCCGTCTGCGCGACCCGACCGACGCCGAACAGCTCTACGTCCTCGATCTGCTCCGCGGCGCCGATCAGGACGAACGCCCGCCGGCCGACCGCGTGCCGGACTCGCTCGCCGAGGGGCGTGGACTCGGCTACGCCGAGGCCGTCGACGAGTACCGCCGGGAGGTCGTGACGTGGCTGAACGACAACCCCGATCCGGCCGCCCGGCGGACGCTCGGGACGGTCGCCGAGCAGGTGAAACGCGTCGAAGCGCTCCAGGGCGACGTGACGCCGGCGACCGCAGAGGCGCTCGTCACCGCGACCCGTGAGATCGTCCGGTATCTGATCGACGACGACGAGACCGCGCTGGCGTCGGCGCAGGACCGGCTCGCACGACTCGGCTGA
- a CDS encoding M20 family metallopeptidase: MTHRAEITDLTRDLVSIPSHEDETEAGDFLEAWLREETDATVTRDDTGNVIARKSPADGAAGRGEDTSLALVGHHDVVPPAARQLDGEEYVVEERDGRLYGRGTADMKGAVAACLLAFRDADPACELVVASFVGEEVGGVGARAAIDAGFAPDYALVAEGSTNYSKPGVTDVVVAHKGRRGSTITARGASAHASEPEAGENAIYRACDAVDIVRELDFPEAEVVGESLRGSIAATEVDGGSAWNVIPDTCTVTVDERTVPGERADLGQVESVAGVEWTVDQDLPPMACDDPDFADAVLASARAAQDGDPELVTKPHATDAGWLAAAGTTCVVCGASEPGEAHTETESVGIDVLERCYRLYRDLAERGPQPA, encoded by the coding sequence ATGACCCATCGGGCAGAAATCACCGACCTCACCCGCGATCTGGTCTCGATCCCGAGCCACGAGGACGAGACCGAGGCGGGCGACTTCCTCGAAGCCTGGCTCCGTGAGGAGACCGACGCGACCGTCACCAGAGACGACACCGGCAACGTGATCGCCCGGAAGTCGCCGGCAGACGGCGCGGCGGGGAGAGGAGAAGACACCTCGCTCGCACTCGTCGGCCACCACGACGTGGTGCCCCCAGCAGCGCGCCAACTCGACGGCGAGGAGTACGTCGTCGAGGAACGCGACGGCCGACTCTACGGCCGGGGCACCGCCGACATGAAGGGTGCGGTCGCGGCCTGCCTGCTCGCCTTCCGGGACGCCGACCCCGCCTGTGAACTGGTGGTCGCCAGCTTCGTCGGCGAGGAAGTCGGCGGGGTGGGCGCGCGGGCCGCCATCGACGCGGGGTTCGCGCCGGACTACGCACTCGTCGCCGAGGGATCGACGAACTACTCGAAGCCGGGCGTGACGGACGTGGTGGTCGCGCACAAAGGCCGGCGCGGGAGTACGATCACCGCCCGTGGGGCGTCGGCGCACGCCAGCGAACCCGAGGCGGGCGAGAACGCCATCTATCGGGCCTGTGACGCGGTGGACATCGTCCGCGAGTTGGACTTTCCGGAGGCCGAGGTCGTCGGCGAGTCGCTCCGGGGGTCGATCGCCGCCACCGAGGTCGACGGCGGGTCGGCGTGGAACGTGATCCCGGACACCTGCACCGTGACCGTGGACGAGCGCACGGTGCCGGGCGAACGCGCCGACCTCGGGCAGGTGGAGTCGGTCGCGGGCGTCGAGTGGACCGTCGACCAGGACCTCCCGCCGATGGCCTGTGACGACCCGGACTTCGCCGACGCGGTGCTGGCGTCTGCCCGCGCGGCGCAGGACGGCGACCCGGAACTGGTGACGAAACCCCACGCGACCGACGCCGGATGGCTGGCAGCGGCCGGGACGACCTGCGTGGTCTGTGGAGCCTCCGAGCCGGGCGAAGCACACACCGAGACCGAGAGCGTCGGCATCGACGTGCTGGAGCGGTGCTACCGACTGTATCGGGACCTCGCCGAGCGCGGTCCACAGCCGGCGTAA
- a CDS encoding DUF2070 family protein: MTATQSNLAGLSRYIFRAPSWYASLAFALLLAAFAGVAAFDTGTATDSWRGLLFVGRDAWEGVFFIGIPTLVASVLTTGVDRFVGGRLTPNRSSLLALACEVIIVTIVTLAALISTLSGVVPGIAPLGQTFVYDALIIALASIFAFRLLVVMAVSRSSLLVAAIPASVQTLASAVLLFVYSGTVTFLEVGGPLLRAYLMPYLNRAGEAPTEITVIGPNHFLLLGVTCVVYALAVYAFVIVIDRPWRQSMGVSMLDFLRGFIGHVAEGSRELEDFFEDLGERAVVPVTVCSFERPDGTEKARFVLPMIHPGPMGEIGGGNFPERVARRAEGLAFPPHATAGHDFNLVTEREVDTILDTADEAYDHIEYGDEASESVRVGSGEATMLGQAFGDDALLVSSYAPNFADDVEYAVGLSAAAEARTTGLEDVLLVDAHNSNDGLSGPDLGHVTPGSQRSFDMITAAGEAGEALADAERGDLRLGTAWDATPWEPAEGIGPLGIRVAVTEVGETTTAYVLVDGNNMEPGLRDRILDSLPDRIDEAEAMTTDTHIVNTVEADNQVGAALPEDDLIALIDELTEEAVADLEPVSGGMASERCEVTVFGNDRTETLASHANAVVSLGGALAAAVILAAMAVSVLIFLFA, encoded by the coding sequence ATGACTGCGACGCAGAGCAACCTGGCGGGCCTCTCGCGGTACATCTTCCGCGCCCCGAGTTGGTACGCCAGTCTCGCATTCGCCCTCCTCCTCGCCGCCTTCGCGGGTGTCGCCGCCTTCGACACCGGCACCGCGACCGACTCGTGGCGCGGCCTGCTGTTCGTCGGCAGAGACGCGTGGGAAGGGGTCTTCTTCATCGGCATCCCGACTCTCGTCGCCTCGGTGCTCACGACCGGCGTCGACCGGTTCGTCGGCGGTCGACTCACGCCGAACCGGTCCTCGCTGCTCGCGCTGGCCTGTGAGGTCATCATCGTCACCATCGTCACCCTCGCGGCGCTGATCTCGACGCTCTCGGGCGTCGTGCCCGGGATCGCACCGCTCGGCCAGACGTTCGTCTACGACGCGCTGATCATCGCGCTCGCGTCCATCTTCGCGTTCCGCCTGCTGGTCGTGATGGCCGTCTCGCGCTCCTCGCTGCTCGTGGCGGCCATCCCGGCGAGTGTCCAGACGCTCGCCTCCGCCGTCCTGCTGTTCGTCTACAGCGGGACCGTCACCTTCCTCGAGGTCGGCGGACCGCTCCTCCGGGCGTACCTGATGCCGTACCTGAACCGCGCGGGCGAGGCTCCCACGGAGATCACCGTCATCGGCCCGAACCACTTCCTCCTCCTGGGCGTGACCTGCGTCGTCTACGCGCTGGCGGTGTACGCCTTCGTCATCGTCATCGACCGGCCGTGGCGACAGAGCATGGGCGTCTCGATGCTCGACTTCCTCCGGGGGTTCATCGGCCACGTCGCCGAGGGGTCGCGCGAACTCGAGGACTTCTTCGAGGACCTGGGCGAGCGTGCGGTCGTCCCGGTCACGGTCTGCTCGTTCGAGCGCCCGGACGGCACCGAGAAGGCGCGGTTCGTCCTCCCGATGATCCACCCTGGCCCGATGGGCGAGATCGGCGGCGGCAACTTCCCGGAACGAGTCGCCCGCCGGGCGGAGGGACTGGCCTTCCCGCCGCACGCGACCGCCGGCCACGACTTCAACCTCGTCACGGAGCGGGAGGTGGACACCATCCTCGACACGGCCGACGAGGCGTACGACCACATCGAGTACGGCGACGAGGCCTCGGAGAGCGTCCGGGTGGGGTCGGGCGAGGCGACGATGCTCGGCCAGGCGTTCGGCGACGACGCCCTGCTGGTCTCCTCGTACGCGCCGAACTTCGCGGACGACGTGGAGTACGCCGTAGGGCTGTCGGCGGCCGCCGAGGCGCGGACCACGGGGCTCGAAGACGTGTTGCTCGTGGACGCGCACAACTCCAACGACGGCCTGTCCGGCCCGGATCTGGGCCACGTCACGCCCGGCAGTCAGCGCTCGTTCGACATGATCACGGCGGCGGGCGAGGCTGGCGAGGCGCTTGCCGACGCCGAACGCGGGGACCTCCGCCTCGGGACGGCGTGGGACGCGACGCCGTGGGAGCCAGCGGAGGGCATCGGACCGCTGGGGATTCGGGTCGCGGTCACCGAGGTCGGCGAGACGACCACCGCCTACGTGCTGGTCGACGGGAACAACATGGAACCGGGCCTGCGGGATCGTATCCTCGACTCGCTCCCCGACCGCATCGACGAGGCCGAGGCGATGACGACCGACACCCACATCGTGAACACGGTCGAGGCGGACAACCAGGTCGGCGCGGCACTGCCCGAGGACGACCTGATCGCGTTGATCGACGAGTTGACCGAGGAGGCGGTCGCCGATCTGGAACCGGTGTCGGGCGGGATGGCGAGCGAGCGGTGTGAGGTGACGGTGTTCGGCAACGACCGGACCGAGACGCTGGCGAGTCACGCGAACGCGGTGGTGTCGCTGGGCGGTGCGCTGGCGGCGGCGGTCATCCTCGCGGCGATGGCGGTGAGTGTGCTGATCTTCCTGTTCGCCTGA
- a CDS encoding SRPBCC domain-containing protein, with protein sequence MHEITTSIDVNAAPEVVWQVLTDFDSYDEWNPFMRIVGRANEGAHVVVELRPPNRRATTFRPELVTVAKPRELRWLGHLWMAGLFDGEHAFRIEELEDGTSRVHHSEEFAGLLAGLILRLGREDFEAGFEQMNAALKERAEAMAESEGVTVEGEASESAPNEGSTA encoded by the coding sequence ATGCACGAGATCACCACTTCCATCGACGTCAACGCCGCCCCCGAGGTCGTCTGGCAGGTGCTCACGGACTTCGACAGCTACGACGAGTGGAACCCCTTCATGCGCATCGTCGGTCGCGCGAACGAGGGCGCACACGTCGTGGTCGAACTCCGCCCGCCGAACCGCCGGGCGACGACGTTCCGGCCGGAGCTCGTGACGGTCGCCAAGCCGCGTGAACTGCGGTGGCTCGGCCACCTCTGGATGGCGGGGCTCTTCGACGGGGAACACGCCTTCCGGATCGAGGAGTTGGAGGACGGCACGAGTCGGGTCCACCACTCGGAGGAGTTCGCGGGCCTGTTGGCCGGGCTGATCCTGCGCCTCGGTCGTGAGGACTTCGAGGCGGGCTTCGAGCAGATGAACGCGGCGCTGAAGGAGCGTGCCGAAGCGATGGCCGAGTCGGAGGGCGTGACAGTCGAGGGTGAGGCCTCTGAATCCGCTCCGAACGAGGGATCGACCGCCTGA
- a CDS encoding GMP synthase subunit A, whose amino-acid sequence MTRIVVVDNHGQFTHLEGRALRDLGIETEIVDNTTPPEEIDADGIVLSGGPSMERIGNSADYLDLDVPVLGICLGMQIIADQRGGRVGGGEYGGYADVTVEILDEEDPLLGSLAPETRVWASHADEVKEVPPGFAHTGRSEVCEIEAISDTEHDLYGVQWHPEVAHTEEGQAVFENFREICE is encoded by the coding sequence ATGACTCGGATCGTCGTCGTCGACAACCACGGCCAGTTCACCCACCTCGAGGGGCGGGCGCTGCGCGATCTCGGGATCGAGACCGAGATCGTCGACAACACCACCCCGCCCGAGGAGATCGACGCGGACGGGATCGTCCTCTCGGGCGGCCCCAGCATGGAACGAATCGGCAACTCCGCGGACTACCTCGATCTCGACGTCCCCGTCCTCGGCATCTGTCTCGGGATGCAGATAATCGCCGACCAGCGCGGCGGCAGAGTCGGCGGCGGCGAGTACGGCGGCTACGCCGACGTGACCGTCGAGATTCTGGACGAGGAAGACCCACTGCTCGGCTCGCTCGCCCCCGAGACGCGCGTCTGGGCCAGCCACGCCGACGAGGTGAAAGAAGTCCCGCCAGGCTTTGCCCACACCGGGCGCAGCGAGGTGTGTGAGATCGAGGCGATCAGCGACACCGAGCACGACCTGTACGGGGTCCAGTGGCACCCGGAGGTCGCCCACACCGAGGAGGGGCAGGCCGTGTTCGAGAACTTCCGCGAGATCTGCGAGTAG
- a CDS encoding histidine phosphatase family protein, whose protein sequence is MTTVLLVRHGETTWNRDRRVQGWVESALTDRGHEQAEALGGALAEQYDPDRLLASDLRRTRETAEHVARATGLSPAFDRDWRERDFGRLQGMAYEELFFGHPQYAVSQSGHWAAMEQPPGGESLLETRRRILGAWQILLADADEDETVVVVSHGGPLYLVLGAVKELDIVATIMDQEQDNCALNELHASADPVIVRENDTSFLAD, encoded by the coding sequence ATGACGACGGTGCTGTTGGTCCGCCACGGCGAGACGACGTGGAACCGCGACCGGCGCGTGCAGGGGTGGGTCGAGTCGGCGCTGACCGACCGCGGGCACGAACAGGCCGAGGCACTCGGTGGCGCGCTCGCCGAGCAGTACGACCCGGACCGACTGCTCGCCTCCGACCTCCGCCGGACACGCGAGACCGCCGAACACGTCGCCCGCGCGACCGGTCTCTCGCCGGCCTTCGACCGCGACTGGCGGGAGCGCGACTTCGGCCGCCTCCAGGGGATGGCCTACGAGGAACTGTTCTTCGGCCACCCGCAGTACGCCGTCTCGCAGTCGGGCCACTGGGCCGCGATGGAACAGCCACCCGGTGGCGAGAGCCTGCTGGAGACTCGCAGACGTATCCTCGGCGCGTGGCAGATCCTGCTCGCCGACGCCGACGAGGACGAGACGGTGGTCGTCGTCAGCCACGGCGGTCCGCTGTACCTCGTTCTCGGGGCGGTGAAGGAACTGGACATCGTGGCGACGATCATGGACCAGGAGCAGGACAACTGCGCGCTGAACGAACTCCACGCCTCCGCTGATCCCGTGATCGTCCGCGAGAACGACACCTCGTTTCTGGCCGACTGA